The Astatotilapia calliptera chromosome 22, fAstCal1.2, whole genome shotgun sequence region TGATGGTGTTTACTGCCTGGTGTTAGTGATGTTTACTGTGGAGAGTTTTGTTCCATTTGGTCAATGATATCACAGTGATCAGTGAAAACTCCCTCTCAGGCAGCTATAAAAGAAAGCAGCTTTAACTCTCTGCAGAAATCCTGTACAAAGAAGCTTCAGCAGCTCTTCATCAAAGGTTGAGACTTAAAGCTCCAACATGATCTTGCTCCTCTTCTTGTTCAGTCTGGCTCTGGGTGCTCCTTCTGAGTCTGCTTCTGACGGCAGTGAAGTGAAGCTACAACATGGTAACCATCCTATATTCTGACTCTTCCTTCCCCTcctttatttaactttatttttgtggGGGGGTTTTTTATTATCTTAATCACAATTTAGTCAAATACTCCAAGATTTTCTGTTGTCTGTTTCAGCAGTCAGTGATACAAAATTCTTGGTGTTTCATTGTAacatagatttttttccccccccgtGTCAGATAAGTTCTACTATACTGTAGAGTTATGATAAAGACCTGCTAATAAACGTAATAAGAGCAGCTTatttctctgcatttttttaaactttcaccATGTCAGCTGTGCAGACGTGCTTTTCTGATATTCTTCAGAGGTtagatcaaagaaaaaaaatgtcagtcacactgacaaaaacagttatttgtttttcatcgAGCTCTGACTGCTGTGTCTTCTTCAGATGACCACAGAGTTCAACTACTGCGTGGAAGCTGTCCCCCGTTCTGGTACAGCTTCAATGGCCGCTGCTACAAATATGTGGCCACACACATGAGCTGGGCTGATGCAGAGCTCTACTGTGTGTCACAGCGAGCCAACCTGGTGTCTATCCACAGCAGGGAGGAAGAAGagtttgttaaatcattaattaagaACTTTGACCATGCTGAGCGATGGACCTGGATTGGACTGAGTGACATCCATAAAGAAGGCAGATGGATGTGGTCTGATGGTTGTGCAGTGAGTTTTGTCTACTGGAGTGCTGGACAACCAAACAACGATGGAAAAGATCAGCACTGTGGTCACACCAACGTgaataaagaaaagaagtgGAATGATTACCAGTGTTCTCTCAATTTAGCTTCTGTTTGTGCAACACAAATAACCTGCCCATAGAAACTGAAATGTATCTTTTCGCTGCATTGTACAGAAGCAAATCGTTTTTGGCACATTAATAGATGTTTAAAACTGCtccaaataaaaaggaaaaaacaattaaacatgAAAATTCATCATCAGTGCCACCACTGTTTAACTCTGGGGTTACAGGTCCTATGAGAAAACATGCAAGCGTGTAACTGGTGTCACAGACATGCGGGTGCATGTTTCATCAGCACGCAGTTAGTATTCAATTCAACTAACCTTGATTTTCATAAATGTGGAAACAACCACTTGTCACGGCAGGGTGCGCCGGTGTGAAGAATGAGGTAGACCAACCAAAAACAAGGAGTGAGAGTCCAGGAAAACTGACAAAATCAAACCAAAGCCAATACGAGCCtcaaaaagttcagggggccgaccgtgcgggcggcagcacaggagtccaaagtaaaacaggtccggaggccggccgtgaGGAAGACTGCAGCAACAGATCAGGAGGCCGTCCACGACACCAATGACGTCCGGCGGCCGGCCTGGAAAGTGGCCGGCGATCCCGAGGTGGCGTGGCAGCCGGAGCTGGACCAGCcggagctggaccaggcggagcgGAAGTGGCAGCcggagctggaccaggcgacggcgtagGCGgagcagaagctggaccaggcgacggcgtagGTGCTGCAGGCAACGGAGTCGCAGGTGGTACAGCAGGtggtggctggatgggctcctcgggccctccagctgacaagGCATGAAGCAGCGGGGGTGCTGCAAGGTGCCGAGGTGGCACACCCAGGCATCCAGCTACAGATGCAGGATGAGCAGTTATGGAGACCCCTGGCAAAACAGAGCTGAACAGGGGGCTGAGCCGTTACTCTGGCAGAAGAAAGATGCTGCTGACTCTCTGGGAAATTTAATGTAACATCACACAATTCATTTCCCACCAGATCGCCCCTGAAAACATTATTCATTTGTTCACCGTGTGGTTCAGAACCCAGAACAGAAATGTCCATGGCAGTCTGAGAAAAAGTGGTGTCACAGCCAAGTactatgtgtgtgttcctttcaGAGGTCTTGTCcaaattcatattttcattttccttcaCAAACATAAAGACAGAGTCTTTAGTCTCAGTCTTTGGTTCTTTTAActcagaagcagaaaaacacaaactcagaTTGGCTGCCTCACCCTCACCAGAATTACATAGATTAATCTTGGACACACAGGCAGCATCTACCCCATAATATTGCCCAGAATCAGTAACAGTCTCTGCATCAGCTCTAGCGGAAGTTTCGCCATTCTTAGCAAGCAAGTTAACTGTTATGGAAAAACCCTGTTCGAAAGTTGGACCCCCAAGGCTCTCAGTACAGTTCATTTCCTCTGAAGAAACGTCACGTTGTCTTCCTGTGACAGTCTCCACCTGTGACAGGGTTTCAGTCACCAAAGGGGCTAGTTTGACCACATGAGCTGCATGTATAACTGAACCGTTCATAGAAACATGATTAATCAGTTCATGGCTAGGTTCCTGGACATCCATTAAGTCGGCACAACTGGTTAAAGAAGACTCATTCACGTTCATTTTGCAGTCATGTGGTGGACTTGTAACCTGATCAGAGTCTGTGCTTACACATACTGCAGTTACACTTACTTCTGATGGGATGGCTGGCACTAGGTTAACGCCAAGAGTCTGAATAAACTCTTCTGTGATTGGTTTGACAGAGCCATTAGCTTTAGCAGAGACCACATTAGgcacaaacaaatcaaaagtgACGCTGTCAGAGGGGATTGAAGCCTCATTACGCTCTGACTGACAGGAATCATGCGGCTCGGCCTGGTATTTGGCAGTCTCAGGCCTGCATTCCCCAGCTAGCCCCCCACCAGAAGCTGACTTAGACAGAGACTCTGAGTCATCTATGAATGGAGGTGCAGCTAACACAGAGTCTAATAGAGCTGTGGCTGCCAGTGGTGGTGCAGACTGTGAGCTTACTATATCAGTAGCACTCCCAACCAACACCCCATCCTGAAatgatttagaaacaaaagaacaTGATTCCAAATTTACACAAACTGAAGGTAAAACATGATCATTAGAGACAGTATCGGAGGCCCAGATCTCAGCCTCAGCATTCACTGCGCCCTGAGGGGTGCTGGAGCTACATGGTTCAGACATGTGTCCCCCATCTTCTTCTGGGGGGCACAATTCACTTTTAGAGTTCAGAACATAAACCACATTCCCATTACTGTTCTCTTGACCTGGAACACAAAACTCAGGTGAATTGTGCTTGTTGAGTACAGGAGTGAGAGCATCACTCAGAGGTTGCTTTGAATTGTTCTCCTCTGGTTTACCTAATAATTTGGTCTTACACAATTCATAGCAAGTAGTAGAGTCACAAGATGAATGAGCTGAGGAACAGTCAAGTTGATCACCGGGTACAGACAGGGTGTCATTATTTAAGTCACACCGCTCATGACCAGAGGTTATATCACCACCCTTCACACCAAACATGAGCTCGTGATCAATACTTTCATCGTTTATTAAGAGAATGGGTGGTGTTGAGGAGCACTGGGTCGATATCGCTCCTCCAGCAC contains the following coding sequences:
- the LOC113014856 gene encoding lactose-binding lectin l-2-like gives rise to the protein MILLLFLFSLALGAPSESASDGSEVKLQHDDHRVQLLRGSCPPFWYSFNGRCYKYVATHMSWADAELYCVSQRANLVSIHSREEEEFVKSLIKNFDHAERWTWIGLSDIHKEGRWMWSDGCAVSFVYWSAGQPNNDGKDQHCGHTNVNKEKKWNDYQCSLNLASVCATQITCP